The following proteins come from a genomic window of Halomicroarcula saliterrae:
- a CDS encoding DUF367 family protein — protein MELHVRYEGDDDPKKCSARKLARFDLTELHRATRSTPPGIVLNPFAEQALSPADAPTAGDGARHDRLVALDCSWETAKREAFDLEGVHRSLPFLVAGNPVNYGTPFQLNTVEAFAGALCILGERAHAEEILSKFSWGHTFLELNEEPLERYADCEDSTAVVDVQDDYLVEE, from the coding sequence GTGGAACTGCACGTTCGCTACGAGGGCGACGACGACCCGAAGAAGTGTAGCGCCCGGAAGCTCGCCCGGTTCGACCTGACCGAGCTCCACCGAGCGACCCGCTCGACCCCGCCGGGCATCGTCCTCAACCCCTTCGCCGAGCAGGCGCTCTCACCGGCCGACGCCCCGACGGCGGGCGACGGCGCCCGACACGACCGGCTGGTCGCGCTCGACTGCTCGTGGGAGACCGCAAAACGGGAGGCGTTCGACCTCGAGGGCGTCCACCGGTCGCTCCCCTTCCTCGTCGCGGGCAACCCGGTCAACTACGGTACCCCCTTCCAGCTGAACACCGTCGAGGCCTTCGCCGGCGCGCTCTGTATCCTCGGCGAGCGCGCACACGCCGAAGAGATCCTCTCGAAGTTCTCGTGGGGCCACACGTTCCTCGAACTCAACGAGGAACCCCTCGAACGGTACGCGGACTGCGAGGACTCGACGGCCGTGGTCGACGTACAGGACGACTATCTCGTCGAGGAGTGA
- a CDS encoding redoxin domain-containing protein, whose product MLSEGATAPGFELPALVDGEKRRVALAEYLGDDVVILAFYPADFNPACDEESCDLDELDLFTMQKDVTILGISPDSVYSHRAFAERYDLKVPLLADTDGEVAERYDIDFVDDIGQQLLERAVAVVDHDGTVQYSWSTDDMTELPRVEELKDALAETGGDDTAFARYRVGHAHYTEGRRAFTSAMDRFRETEWMMAQHDFQQAREEFEEAADQFDTAVRFVDDESLAPVYEDSNEKATALWQAADWLVRSASAYSSGSGTEGQQLRDDAEMPLATVREYIEPPDPDDEWPPDVTDLEKDDADDHSVLPTETEVEDAALAVDIDEEMADTDEAVDSETADGDLSGGEVELDGLDGEAVDDDIDDDAAVDDDIDDEELAEIQAELAANHPESEPTVEEVTEEPTAIVDAPPMGEDPDGTADEPADATPQVRGDQSDGEPDEESGRDDDTGLDMPGDPAETDAEDGVMETDVEDGATETDAEDGATVTDSEEGEESTAPSAFELAEPDPDPLGPEVTAGGDGAGPRDDGRPGDDDEPAAGAAEGSTAEGEDDGTLELHDSRGESTADE is encoded by the coding sequence GTGCTTTCAGAGGGGGCGACCGCACCGGGGTTCGAGCTGCCGGCGCTAGTCGACGGTGAGAAGCGCCGCGTCGCGCTGGCGGAGTATCTGGGCGACGACGTGGTCATCCTCGCGTTCTACCCCGCGGATTTCAACCCGGCCTGTGACGAGGAGTCGTGTGACCTGGACGAACTGGACCTCTTTACGATGCAGAAGGACGTGACCATCCTCGGCATCAGCCCGGACTCGGTGTACAGCCACCGCGCCTTCGCCGAGCGCTACGACCTCAAAGTGCCGTTGCTGGCCGATACGGACGGTGAGGTCGCCGAGCGGTACGATATCGACTTCGTCGACGACATCGGCCAGCAGCTGCTGGAGCGCGCCGTCGCCGTCGTCGACCACGACGGCACCGTCCAGTACAGCTGGAGCACCGACGACATGACCGAGCTGCCACGCGTCGAGGAGCTCAAGGACGCGCTGGCGGAGACCGGCGGCGACGACACCGCCTTCGCCCGCTATCGGGTCGGCCACGCCCACTACACCGAGGGCCGCCGGGCGTTCACGTCGGCGATGGACCGCTTCCGGGAGACGGAGTGGATGATGGCCCAGCACGACTTCCAGCAGGCCCGCGAGGAGTTCGAGGAGGCCGCAGACCAGTTCGACACCGCGGTCCGGTTCGTCGACGACGAGTCGCTGGCTCCCGTCTACGAGGACTCGAACGAGAAGGCCACGGCGCTGTGGCAGGCCGCCGACTGGCTCGTCCGGTCGGCCAGCGCCTACTCCAGTGGCAGCGGGACCGAGGGCCAGCAGCTCCGGGACGACGCCGAGATGCCGCTGGCGACGGTACGGGAGTATATCGAGCCCCCGGACCCGGACGACGAGTGGCCCCCGGACGTGACGGATCTGGAGAAAGACGACGCCGACGACCACAGCGTTCTCCCGACCGAGACCGAGGTCGAGGACGCCGCGCTGGCGGTCGATATCGACGAGGAGATGGCTGACACCGACGAGGCGGTGGACAGCGAGACGGCAGACGGGGACCTGTCCGGAGGCGAGGTCGAGCTGGACGGTCTCGACGGTGAGGCGGTCGACGACGATATCGACGACGATGCGGCCGTTGACGACGATATCGACGACGAGGAACTGGCCGAGATTCAGGCCGAACTGGCCGCCAACCACCCCGAATCCGAACCGACGGTCGAGGAGGTGACCGAGGAGCCGACCGCGATTGTCGACGCGCCGCCGATGGGCGAGGACCCCGACGGGACCGCGGACGAACCGGCCGATGCGACACCACAGGTGCGTGGAGACCAGTCCGACGGCGAGCCGGACGAGGAGTCCGGCCGCGATGACGACACGGGGCTGGACATGCCGGGTGACCCGGCGGAGACGGACGCGGAGGACGGGGTAATGGAGACGGATGTGGAGGACGGGGCGACGGAGACGGACGCAGAGGACGGGGCGACGGTGACAGATTCGGAGGAAGGGGAGGAATCGACTGCGCCGAGCGCGTTCGAGCTGGCGGAGCCCGACCCCGACCCGCTCGGTCCCGAGGTCACTGCCGGCGGCGACGGGGCTGGACCGCGTGACGACGGCCGCCCCGGAGACGACGACGAGCCTGCCGCTGGGGCAGCCGAAGGCTCGACCGCGGAGGGTGAGGACGACGGGACGCTCGAACTGCACGACTCTCGGGGGGAATCGACGGCGGATGAGTGA
- a CDS encoding nuclear transport factor 2 family protein: protein MSEPPTAPADRARAYYRALDEGDYELLSTLLAGGFRHDRPDRTIEGRERFVRFMREERPQTDTTHPVDAVYRDDDGVAVRGRLLDADGERIVGFVDVFEFAAERIERVETYTR from the coding sequence ATGAGTGAGCCGCCGACGGCGCCGGCCGACCGGGCCAGGGCCTACTACCGGGCGCTGGACGAGGGCGACTACGAACTGCTCTCGACGCTGCTCGCCGGGGGCTTTCGCCACGACCGACCCGACCGCACAATCGAGGGGCGCGAGCGGTTCGTCCGGTTCATGCGCGAGGAGCGACCCCAGACCGACACGACACATCCCGTCGACGCGGTGTACCGGGACGACGACGGGGTCGCAGTGCGCGGTCGCCTGCTGGACGCCGACGGCGAGCGCATCGTCGGCTTCGTCGACGTCTTCGAGTTCGCCGCTGAGCGCATCGAACGCGTCGAGACGTACACCCGGTGA
- a CDS encoding NUDIX hydrolase has protein sequence MVNGSASRQEATSEALTGRFEPRTGAKALVTGDRAVLLVRERHGDGSPFWTLPGGGVRAHETPTEGLRRELVEELDCRAQIEGRVSTFWYAHDSFDETVSVYTVFDCSLLSAPAPNPEEGVFESHWADPEELPPATLPQVRYLCERAVGGAMADD, from the coding sequence ATGGTGAACGGGTCCGCGTCGCGACAGGAAGCCACGAGCGAGGCACTGACCGGTCGGTTCGAGCCGCGAACGGGAGCGAAGGCACTCGTGACCGGTGACCGCGCGGTACTGCTGGTCAGGGAGCGCCACGGCGACGGCTCGCCGTTCTGGACGCTCCCGGGGGGCGGTGTCCGCGCCCACGAGACCCCGACCGAGGGACTGCGTCGGGAACTGGTCGAGGAGCTCGACTGTCGGGCACAGATAGAAGGTCGGGTGTCGACGTTCTGGTACGCTCACGACAGCTTCGACGAGACGGTGTCGGTGTACACGGTGTTCGACTGCTCGCTGCTCTCGGCACCGGCTCCGAACCCCGAAGAGGGGGTCTTCGAGTCGCACTGGGCCGACCCCGAGGAACTCCCGCCGGCGACGCTTCCGCAGGTCAGGTATCTCTGTGAACGCGCCGTCGGGGGCGCGATGGCCGACGACTGA
- the serS gene encoding serine--tRNA ligase, whose amino-acid sequence MLSRQFVRENPETVRDAIERKGVTGVDLDEVLAIDEEWRELKAKGDGLRQERNEVSSKIGKLKQEGEEEAAQEAIDRSSELKDELQEIEDRADELEARLEDALLELPNVPHDSVPTGEDESDNVERSRSGFSDLRELPDEVVPHYDLGEELDILDFERGAKVSGGGFQFVKGEGARLEHALVQFMLDLHREQGYSDVLPPIPVNSASMEGTGQLPKFDEDAYRVGRRQDDDIDEDDLWLLPTAEVPVTNMYRDEILLDDDLPVKHQAFSPNFRREAGEHGTETRGYVRVHQFHKVELVNFVRPEDSYDRLDSLLDEAAAVLDELELPYRVLDMCTGDMGFTQAKKYDIEVWAPGDDMDDGPDVGGRWLEVSSVSNFEDFQARRAGLRYRPERHESADYLHTLNGSGLAVPRVIVAILEYYQNDDGTVTVPEALRPYMGGQERIEGSAPIGESAVGSGKRE is encoded by the coding sequence ATGTTATCGAGACAGTTCGTCCGGGAGAACCCCGAGACGGTCCGTGACGCCATCGAGCGCAAGGGCGTCACCGGCGTCGACCTCGACGAGGTCCTGGCTATCGACGAGGAGTGGCGCGAGCTGAAGGCGAAAGGCGACGGGCTCAGACAGGAGCGCAACGAGGTGTCCTCGAAGATCGGCAAGCTCAAACAGGAGGGCGAGGAGGAGGCCGCACAGGAGGCTATCGACCGCTCCAGCGAGCTCAAGGACGAACTCCAGGAGATAGAGGACCGCGCGGACGAACTGGAGGCCCGGCTCGAAGACGCGCTGCTGGAACTGCCGAACGTCCCCCACGACTCGGTGCCGACGGGCGAGGACGAGAGCGACAACGTCGAGCGGTCGCGCTCGGGCTTTTCCGACCTGCGGGAGCTGCCCGACGAGGTCGTTCCCCACTACGACCTCGGCGAGGAGCTCGACATTCTGGACTTCGAGCGGGGCGCGAAAGTGTCCGGCGGCGGCTTCCAGTTCGTCAAGGGCGAGGGCGCGCGACTGGAACACGCGCTGGTCCAGTTCATGCTCGACCTCCACCGCGAACAGGGGTACTCGGACGTGCTGCCACCCATCCCCGTCAACTCGGCGTCGATGGAGGGGACGGGGCAACTCCCCAAGTTCGACGAGGACGCCTACCGGGTGGGCCGGCGCCAGGACGACGACATCGACGAGGACGACCTCTGGCTGCTGCCGACGGCGGAGGTGCCGGTCACCAACATGTACCGCGACGAGATTCTGCTGGACGACGACCTCCCGGTGAAACACCAGGCGTTCTCGCCGAACTTCCGCCGAGAGGCCGGCGAACACGGCACCGAGACCCGCGGATACGTCCGGGTCCACCAGTTCCACAAGGTCGAACTCGTCAACTTCGTCCGGCCCGAGGACAGCTACGACCGACTCGACTCGCTGCTCGACGAAGCGGCCGCCGTGCTGGACGAACTGGAACTGCCCTACCGCGTCCTCGATATGTGTACCGGCGACATGGGCTTCACCCAGGCCAAGAAGTACGACATCGAGGTGTGGGCGCCCGGTGACGACATGGACGACGGCCCCGACGTGGGCGGCCGCTGGCTGGAAGTCTCCTCGGTGTCGAACTTCGAGGACTTTCAGGCCCGACGGGCCGGGCTGCGCTACCGGCCGGAACGCCACGAGTCCGCCGACTACCTCCACACGCTCAACGGCTCCGGACTGGCGGTGCCCAGAGTCATAGTCGCTATCCTGGAGTACTACCAGAACGACGACGGGACCGTGACCGTTCCGGAGGCGCTACGGCCGTATATGGGCGGACAGGAACGCATCGAGGGGTCGGCCCCAATCGGCGAGAGCGCTGTCGGGTCGGGCAAGCGCGAGTGA